A region from the uncultured Draconibacterium sp. genome encodes:
- a CDS encoding energy transducer TonB: MEAKKLKKVDLENKRNMFFLIGLVVSLGLTLVAFEWTTKPAKAESLGSIQSLEVEEEIIPITREQEIKPPPPPPPPKIVEILNIVDDNVEIEQELEIEDSEADEETVIDVQPLIETTDEQEEVTDEIFIIVEETPEFPGGTRALYQYISSHVRYPVIAQENGIQGKVYVKFVVDEVGNVSNAEVLRPVEDSLDKEALRVINSLPRFKPGKQRGKPVKVYYNAQITFQLQ; the protein is encoded by the coding sequence ATGGAAGCAAAAAAACTTAAAAAAGTAGATCTTGAAAACAAGCGAAACATGTTTTTTCTTATTGGCCTGGTAGTGTCGCTCGGACTAACACTTGTGGCGTTTGAATGGACGACAAAACCGGCAAAAGCAGAATCCTTAGGTAGTATTCAATCGCTGGAAGTGGAGGAGGAAATTATTCCAATAACGCGAGAGCAGGAAATAAAACCGCCACCGCCGCCACCGCCACCAAAAATTGTTGAGATTTTAAACATTGTAGATGATAATGTGGAGATTGAACAGGAACTGGAAATTGAGGATTCAGAAGCTGATGAAGAAACGGTAATTGATGTGCAACCTCTTATCGAAACCACTGATGAGCAGGAGGAAGTAACGGATGAAATCTTCATAATTGTAGAAGAAACTCCTGAATTTCCGGGAGGAACAAGGGCATTATACCAATACATAAGCAGCCATGTTCGGTACCCGGTAATTGCACAGGAAAATGGCATTCAAGGAAAAGTGTATGTGAAATTTGTAGTTGACGAGGTGGGGAATGTAAGTAATGCTGAAGTTTTACGACCTGTTGAAGACTCGCTGGATAAAGAGGCCTTGCGTGTTATAAATAGTTTGCCACGTTTTAAACCCGGTAAACAACGCGGCAAACCGGTTAAAGTGTACTACAATGCCCAAATTACTTTTCAACTGCAATAA